A genomic segment from Mycoplasma sp. 1018B encodes:
- a CDS encoding nuclease-related domain-containing protein has product MTEKEKLTIMSIVFMSIFILSLLIIYIVIKFKKNKKNTKGLIFEKHIKEKIKQFAKNNNLILYSNVFINQNNKMNCELDALMITEKIVFIFETKYYEGKITGEANNKTINLLKNNKTKVLKNPIYQNFIHIKQFYNALGFKIPVLSIVVFPDNNLVEINNLPNWTVIANDSNLILILEDIINSINQRENIDPKQIEKLQNFFK; this is encoded by the coding sequence ATGACAGAAAAAGAAAAATTAACAATAATGAGTATAGTTTTTATGTCAATTTTTATTTTAAGTTTGTTAATTATATATATAGTAATTAAATTCAAAAAAAATAAAAAGAATACAAAAGGCTTAATTTTTGAAAAACATATCAAAGAAAAAATTAAACAATTTGCTAAAAATAATAATTTAATATTGTATTCAAATGTTTTTATTAATCAAAATAATAAAATGAATTGTGAATTAGATGCTTTAATGATAACTGAAAAAATAGTTTTTATTTTTGAAACTAAATATTATGAAGGAAAAATAACAGGAGAAGCTAACAATAAAACAATAAATCTTCTAAAGAATAATAAAACAAAAGTTTTAAAAAATCCTATATATCAAAATTTTATACATATTAAACAATTTTATAATGCTTTAGGATTTAAAATTCCTGTCTTATCTATTGTAGTTTTTCCTGATAATAATTTAGTGGAAATTAATAATTTACCTAATTGAACTGTTATTGCTAACGACAGTAATTTAATATTGATTTTAGAAGATATTATTAATTCAATAAATCAAAGAGAAAATATAGATCCTAAACAAATAGAAAAACTTCAGAATTTTTTTAAATAA
- a CDS encoding phosphoglycerate kinase: MKKTINDLTLSGKKVIMRVDLNVPINNGIIMSNKRIVSSLPSIKKILSEDAKLILLSHLGRIKSDNDLKAKSLFPVAIELARLLKKKVVFVEETKGANLEKAINELKNGEILLVQNTRYEDLNDKSESKNNEELAKYWANLGDCFVNDAFGTAHRKHASNYGIAKFSKETAIGYLVENELKALSKLTNDPEKPYMAIVGGSKISDKIPVLNSLIDKVDRLFIVGGMAYTFEVAKGRTIGTSLYDADHLEFAKDFLAKHGEDKVFLPIDYAVVDNFSDEKPTICEVNIPDGKMSLDIGPKTVKKFQSAMKKAKTIVWNGPAGVIEFNNFQNGTIGLMNGIANLKNAYSVIGGGDSAAFVEKQNKEHLFSHVSTGGGATLELLKGEVLPAIEIINEK; this comes from the coding sequence ATGAAAAAAACAATTAATGACTTAACTTTAAGCGGTAAAAAAGTCATAATGAGAGTAGATTTAAATGTTCCAATTAATAATGGAATTATAATGTCAAATAAGCGAATTGTTTCTTCATTACCTTCAATTAAAAAAATATTATCTGAAGATGCTAAATTAATTTTACTTTCTCATTTAGGTAGAATTAAAAGTGATAACGATTTAAAAGCTAAATCTTTATTTCCAGTAGCTATTGAATTAGCAAGATTATTAAAGAAAAAAGTAGTTTTTGTTGAAGAAACTAAAGGTGCAAATTTAGAAAAAGCTATTAATGAATTAAAAAATGGTGAAATTCTTTTAGTGCAAAATACTCGTTATGAAGATTTAAATGATAAATCAGAAAGTAAAAACAACGAAGAATTAGCTAAATATTGAGCTAATTTAGGGGATTGTTTTGTAAACGATGCTTTTGGAACGGCACATAGAAAACATGCTTCAAATTATGGAATTGCAAAATTTTCTAAAGAAACAGCTATTGGTTATTTAGTTGAAAACGAATTAAAAGCTTTAAGCAAATTAACTAATGATCCTGAAAAACCATATATGGCCATTGTGGGGGGGAGCAAAATTTCTGATAAAATCCCAGTTTTAAATTCTTTAATTGACAAAGTAGATCGTTTATTCATTGTTGGAGGAATGGCTTATACTTTTGAAGTTGCAAAAGGTAGAACTATAGGAACATCATTATATGATGCCGATCATTTAGAATTTGCAAAAGATTTTTTAGCTAAACATGGTGAAGATAAAGTATTTTTACCTATAGATTATGCTGTTGTTGATAACTTTAGCGATGAAAAACCAACTATCTGTGAAGTTAATATTCCTGATGGAAAAATGTCCTTGGATATTGGACCAAAAACTGTGAAAAAATTTCAATCAGCAATGAAAAAAGCAAAAACAATTGTTTGAAATGGTCCTGCAGGAGTAATTGAATTTAATAATTTTCAAAATGGAACTATTGGATTGATGAATGGCATAGCGAATTTAAAAAATGCTTATAGTGTTATAGGCGGTGGAGATAGCGCTGCATTTGTTGAAAAACAAAATAAAGAACATTTATTTAGTCATGTTTCCACAGGTGGCGGTGCTACTTTAGAATTATTAAAAGGAGAAGTTCTTCCTGCGATTGAAATAATTAATGAAAAATAG
- the lon gene encoding endopeptidase La: protein MVDFENFLYFDLESKWSNSWVFLNNDYRKIKVPWSSEWEFIFSEYNNFRRNNKDKKLKFIAVYYKKSENPDIDKINIDYSKYLVASPIIADKNDKFFNFVVNRNRKRKIIILKKFFSRGSYLYLDDITKNKNNTFNITLKCIGYIDFIHPYNEEDIYDENGDDPDNKINKIEDYNRIIVENDINEQNKKEILIAFLNSFKKFYDYFSVLFGTELYLKLIDHIIKKNKYGISSKKYINILRTYYSFYSFKNYDISISIKDMLNYNEKTIDFIINTWENIDKFIYKMISYYAIFACISNYERLIMINWPIIDQLEFLTYRLRDLVSISVNDNILNSKELKKIFIIYDTYDYLNFKEFAQKDESLIPDNYYDILLNHDDTKEEVKELKDEQEAKKLYLEMVNYYSLNKGAIFMKKLGDKETKEIDEQEKQLLDLQVEYEIAEKMKNNLDKQQKDFILREKLKAIKDTINENNPNSLDNNDEYYKNLNNPKAKYIYPESVKKLIEYETEKLKQSMQGTPDSNIIQSYISVLKSLPWRKVEIESLDINKVKKILEKNHYGLKEVKQRIIEYLALIINHKNNNLQENNSKLIDLEQETQIDLNLFKENQNNKIQKDFNNVPILTLVGPPGTGKTSLARAIAEALNKSYIKISLGGVRDESEIRGHRRTYVGAMPGKIIKAIQKAGVSNPLILLDEIDKMSSDYKGDPTSAMLEVLDPEQNTKFQDNYVEHEYDLSKVMFIATANYYENIPAPLLDRVEIIELSSYTISEKIKIVREHLIDIVIKQAGLKPNQFQIDDLTIEYIIKHYTMEAGVRGLKRQLDKIARKIVTKVVSGENIEDFIVDKKQIEEFLGVPKFTEQNVTNESEIGVVNGLAYTTYGGSTLQIEVTTFESDKGGIRLTGSLKDVMKESANIALTFVRSNASKFGINNFNFDKNEIHIHVPEGAVPKDGPSAGVTFTTALISALTNKKVSKNIAMTGEITLRGKILEIGGLKEKSFAAFTKGIKTVFIPYGNKKNIIDIPKEVAEKIKFIPVKTYDEIYERIFK from the coding sequence ATGGTAGATTTCGAAAATTTTCTTTATTTTGATCTAGAATCTAAGTGAAGTAATTCATGAGTTTTTTTAAATAATGATTATCGAAAAATAAAAGTACCATGATCTTCTGAGTGAGAATTTATTTTTTCTGAATATAATAATTTTAGAAGAAATAATAAAGATAAAAAATTAAAATTTATAGCTGTGTATTATAAAAAATCAGAAAACCCAGATATAGATAAAATAAACATTGATTATTCAAAATATTTAGTAGCTAGCCCGATTATAGCTGATAAAAATGATAAATTTTTTAATTTTGTCGTTAATAGAAATAGAAAAAGAAAAATTATTATTTTAAAAAAATTTTTTAGTAGAGGATCTTATTTATATTTAGATGATATAACAAAAAATAAAAACAACACTTTTAATATCACATTAAAATGTATTGGATATATTGATTTCATTCATCCTTATAATGAAGAAGATATTTATGATGAAAATGGTGATGATCCTGATAATAAAATTAATAAAATTGAAGATTATAACAGAATAATAGTTGAAAATGATATTAATGAGCAAAATAAAAAAGAAATTTTAATTGCTTTTTTAAATAGTTTTAAAAAATTTTATGATTATTTTTCAGTACTATTTGGCACTGAATTATATTTAAAATTAATTGATCATATTATTAAAAAAAATAAATATGGTATATCTTCAAAAAAATACATTAATATTTTAAGAACATATTATTCATTTTATTCATTTAAAAATTATGATATATCTATATCAATTAAGGATATGCTTAATTACAATGAAAAAACTATAGATTTTATTATTAACACATGAGAAAACATTGATAAGTTTATTTATAAAATGATATCTTACTACGCTATATTTGCTTGCATATCTAATTATGAAAGATTAATAATGATTAATTGACCTATTATTGATCAATTGGAATTCTTAACATATCGTTTAAGAGATTTAGTGTCGATTTCTGTTAATGATAATATTTTAAATAGCAAAGAATTAAAAAAAATTTTTATAATTTATGATACATACGATTATCTAAATTTTAAAGAATTTGCACAAAAAGATGAAAGTTTAATTCCAGATAATTATTATGATATTCTTTTAAATCACGATGACACAAAAGAAGAAGTTAAAGAATTAAAAGATGAACAAGAAGCAAAAAAATTATATTTAGAAATGGTTAATTATTATTCACTGAATAAAGGAGCGATATTTATGAAAAAATTAGGTGATAAAGAAACAAAAGAAATAGATGAACAAGAAAAACAACTATTGGATTTGCAAGTAGAATATGAAATAGCAGAAAAAATGAAAAATAATTTGGATAAACAACAGAAAGATTTTATTTTAAGAGAAAAATTAAAAGCTATAAAAGATACGATAAATGAAAACAATCCAAATTCTTTAGATAACAATGATGAATATTATAAAAATTTAAATAATCCTAAAGCTAAATACATATATCCAGAATCTGTAAAAAAATTAATCGAATATGAAACAGAAAAATTAAAACAAAGTATGCAAGGTACTCCTGATTCCAATATTATTCAATCATATATTTCTGTATTAAAATCCTTGCCATGAAGAAAAGTCGAAATAGAATCCTTAGATATAAATAAAGTTAAAAAAATACTAGAAAAAAATCATTATGGCTTAAAAGAAGTTAAACAAAGAATAATAGAATATTTGGCTTTAATAATTAATCACAAAAATAATAATTTACAGGAAAATAATAGTAAATTAATTGACTTAGAACAAGAAACTCAAATAGATTTAAATCTATTTAAAGAAAATCAAAATAATAAAATACAAAAAGATTTTAACAATGTTCCTATTCTAACATTAGTAGGACCTCCTGGTACTGGAAAAACTTCTTTAGCAAGAGCTATAGCAGAGGCGCTAAATAAAAGCTATATAAAAATTAGTTTAGGTGGAGTGAGAGATGAAAGCGAAATAAGAGGTCACAGAAGAACATATGTAGGTGCTATGCCGGGCAAAATTATAAAAGCCATTCAAAAAGCTGGAGTTTCTAATCCATTAATATTATTAGATGAAATTGACAAAATGTCATCTGATTATAAAGGCGATCCTACTTCTGCTATGTTAGAAGTTTTAGATCCTGAACAAAATACTAAATTTCAAGATAATTATGTTGAACATGAATATGATTTATCTAAAGTTATGTTTATTGCTACAGCAAATTACTATGAAAATATTCCTGCTCCATTGTTAGATAGAGTAGAAATTATAGAGTTGAGTAGTTATACCATTAGTGAAAAAATAAAAATAGTTAGAGAACATTTAATTGATATTGTTATTAAACAAGCAGGATTGAAGCCAAATCAATTTCAAATAGATGATTTAACTATAGAGTATATAATTAAACATTACACTATGGAAGCTGGAGTTAGAGGTTTAAAAAGACAATTAGATAAAATCGCTAGAAAAATAGTAACAAAAGTAGTATCAGGCGAAAATATTGAAGATTTTATTGTGGATAAAAAACAAATAGAAGAATTTTTAGGAGTTCCTAAATTTACTGAACAAAATGTAACTAATGAATCTGAAATAGGGGTTGTTAATGGATTGGCATATACCACATACGGCGGTTCTACTTTGCAAATAGAAGTAACTACTTTTGAAAGTGACAAAGGAGGTATTAGACTTACCGGATCACTTAAAGATGTTATGAAAGAATCTGCAAATATAGCACTTACTTTTGTTAGATCTAATGCATCTAAATTTGGAATAAATAATTTTAATTTTGATAAAAATGAAATACACATTCATGTTCCTGAAGGTGCAGTTCCAAAAGATGGTCCAAGTGCTGGAGTTACTTTTACAACAGCTTTAATTTCTGCGTTAACTAATAAAAAAGTTTCTAAAAATATTGCCATGACAGGTGAAATTACTTTAAGAGGTAAAATTTTAGAAATAGGTGGTTTAAAAGAAAAATCATTTGCAGCTTTTACTAAAGGAATAAAAACAGTGTTTATACCTTACGGTAATAAAAAGAATATTATTGATATTCCAAAAGAAGTTGCTGAAAAAATTAAATTTATACCTGTTAAAACATATGATGAAATTTACGAAAGAATTTTTAAGTAG
- the ligA gene encoding NAD-dependent DNA ligase LigA: MEQKDIKEKIKILVNNINRWNHEYYDLDNPTVSDLEYDLALRELEKLEQFYPNLILDDSPTKKIGSKTNNKFKKFKHKKPMLSLNKAYNYEEISKFLDNILKIVPINDVTLFLEPKIDGLSISLHYDKGQLIRAVTRGDGVEGEEVTENVLAIDNKLKSIMFFDYIEIRGEIFLSKEKFKELNEISQLNNEKTFANPRNAASGTLRQLDSTIVKERGLSLFLYEIVEPEKYGLKTQHEVINFIKNISLPINDYFKIVDIEDLEEEINNFSLVKNNLPYDSDGLVIKLNNLIFWEKLGKTSKFPKHSIAFKYEVEQAKSKILGIKATVGRTGKITYIASIEPVELNQTIVQNATLHNFNFIKTLNIDIGDEVAIIKAGEIIPKIIANQTVKNTLTSYKKIIYCPSCNEKLIEYENNVDQFCLNKKCPDIIINSIIHFASRKSMNITGLGENTVKDLYKANILKSIIDIFNLEQHKEKITSLPKYGELKVNNLLENIEKIKNTEFAKVLFAIGIKHVGQRASQIFAHYYKNFSELIDDKNLQKINNSFNIGPKIILSVKKYLNDTDNIELLKQLDKQLIFVKKNDVNLQNTKLNNLTFVVTGKLTNSRDYYQNLIEKNGGKVLSNISNKTDYLLVGDNAGSKLIKAQKLNIKTINETDFLNLLED; encoded by the coding sequence ATGGAGCAAAAAGATATAAAGGAAAAAATAAAAATATTGGTTAATAATATCAATCGCTGAAATCATGAATATTATGATTTAGACAATCCCACAGTGAGCGATTTAGAATATGATTTAGCTTTAAGAGAATTAGAAAAATTAGAACAATTTTATCCAAATTTAATTTTAGATGATTCACCAACTAAAAAAATTGGTTCAAAAACAAATAATAAATTCAAAAAATTTAAACATAAAAAACCAATGTTATCTTTAAATAAAGCTTATAACTATGAAGAAATATCTAAATTTCTTGATAATATTTTAAAAATTGTCCCAATAAACGATGTTACTTTATTTCTTGAACCTAAAATAGATGGTCTTTCAATTTCATTACATTATGATAAAGGACAATTGATAAGAGCTGTAACTAGAGGCGATGGAGTTGAAGGAGAAGAGGTAACTGAAAATGTTTTGGCTATAGATAATAAACTTAAATCAATAATGTTTTTTGATTATATTGAAATAAGAGGAGAAATTTTTCTTTCAAAAGAAAAATTCAAAGAATTAAATGAAATTTCACAACTAAATAATGAAAAAACATTTGCTAATCCTAGAAATGCTGCTTCAGGTACTTTAAGACAATTGGATTCTACTATAGTTAAAGAAAGAGGATTAAGTTTGTTTTTGTATGAAATAGTAGAACCAGAAAAATATGGTTTAAAAACACAACATGAAGTAATTAATTTTATAAAAAATATCTCTCTTCCTATAAATGATTATTTTAAAATAGTTGATATTGAAGATCTAGAAGAAGAAATTAATAATTTTTCTTTAGTAAAAAATAATTTGCCTTATGATTCCGATGGATTAGTTATTAAATTAAATAATTTAATATTTTGAGAAAAATTAGGCAAAACTTCAAAATTTCCTAAACATTCTATAGCTTTTAAATATGAAGTTGAACAGGCAAAAAGTAAAATTTTAGGCATTAAAGCTACTGTTGGAAGAACTGGAAAAATAACTTATATTGCTTCTATAGAACCTGTTGAACTTAACCAAACTATTGTACAAAATGCAACATTACATAATTTTAATTTTATAAAAACTTTAAATATTGATATAGGCGATGAAGTAGCAATTATCAAAGCAGGAGAAATAATTCCTAAAATTATTGCCAATCAAACAGTTAAAAATACTTTAACATCTTATAAAAAAATTATTTATTGTCCTTCATGTAATGAAAAACTTATAGAATATGAAAATAATGTTGATCAATTTTGTCTTAATAAAAAATGTCCAGATATAATCATTAACTCAATAATTCATTTTGCTTCAAGAAAATCTATGAATATAACTGGTTTAGGAGAAAATACTGTTAAAGATTTATATAAGGCAAATATTTTAAAATCAATAATTGATATTTTTAATTTAGAACAGCATAAAGAAAAAATAACATCCCTACCTAAATATGGTGAATTAAAAGTGAACAATTTGCTTGAAAATATAGAAAAAATTAAAAATACTGAATTTGCCAAAGTTTTATTTGCTATAGGAATAAAACATGTAGGACAAAGAGCATCTCAAATTTTTGCGCACTATTATAAAAATTTTAGTGAATTAATTGATGATAAAAATTTACAAAAAATTAATAATTCTTTTAATATTGGTCCTAAAATTATTTTATCTGTTAAAAAATATTTAAACGATACTGACAATATTGAATTATTAAAACAATTAGATAAACAGTTAATATTTGTGAAAAAAAATGATGTTAATTTACAAAATACAAAATTAAATAATTTAACTTTTGTAGTAACTGGAAAATTAACTAATTCTAGAGATTATTATCAAAATTTAATAGAAAAAAATGGAGGAAAAGTATTATCTAATATAAGTAATAAAACAGATTATTTACTTGTGGGAGATAATGCTGGTTCAAAATTAATTAAAGCTCAAAAACTGAATATTAAAACTATAAATGAAACTGATTTTTTAAATCTTTTAGAGGATTAA
- a CDS encoding YcsE-related riboflavin metabolism phosphatase, whose translation MNSNKLRNNLKNRIKMAAFDVDGTIMPFGNPEFSPGIKRMFKDLKSNNIYSIISTARDFVTIGNFLEQIPEANYFIGANGMFIFDNQNKKYLYENSIKLSDLIIFYESLFGKEIQYDENGKVKKFKDLESFTVPDMKYIYHSPQINKNTWFLTPHQNKLKPINFEEIDKEHIHIITLTSFNQEATDRLELYVSKIIKDNNLSLEVTSKWNKGIFVTPKNVTKYHALEILANHLNLSVSENMIAFGDSTNDYEMLENAAFSVGLGNHDPNIKIIADYHADLVENDGAYKALKDLNIL comes from the coding sequence ATGAATTCTAACAAATTAAGAAATAATCTTAAAAATAGAATAAAAATGGCGGCTTTTGATGTTGATGGCACTATAATGCCGTTTGGAAATCCTGAATTTAGTCCGGGAATCAAAAGAATGTTTAAAGATTTAAAATCAAATAATATATATTCAATAATATCAACTGCAAGAGATTTTGTTACTATAGGTAATTTTTTAGAACAAATTCCAGAAGCCAATTATTTTATTGGTGCTAATGGAATGTTTATTTTTGATAATCAAAATAAAAAATATTTATATGAAAATTCTATAAAACTTTCTGATTTGATAATTTTTTATGAATCATTGTTTGGGAAAGAGATTCAATATGATGAAAACGGGAAAGTTAAAAAATTTAAGGATTTAGAAAGTTTTACTGTTCCTGATATGAAATATATATATCATTCTCCTCAGATAAATAAAAATACATGATTTTTGACTCCTCATCAAAATAAATTAAAACCAATTAATTTTGAGGAAATAGATAAAGAACATATTCATATCATAACATTAACCTCTTTTAATCAAGAAGCAACTGATCGTTTAGAATTGTATGTTTCTAAAATAATAAAAGATAATAATTTATCATTAGAAGTTACTTCTAAATGAAATAAAGGTATTTTTGTTACGCCAAAAAATGTAACTAAATATCATGCGTTAGAAATTTTAGCTAATCATTTAAATTTAAGTGTTAGTGAGAATATGATAGCTTTTGGTGATAGTACAAACGATTATGAAATGTTAGAAAATGCTGCTTTTAGTGTTGGTTTAGGAAATCATGACCCAAACATTAAGATTATTGCTGATTATCATGCTGATCTAGTTGAAAACGATGGCGCTTATAAAGCGTTAAAGGATTTAAATATTTTATAA
- a CDS encoding triose-phosphate isomerase — translation MKKMLMLANWKNNLDYLETKKFIKEFNNLIEANSYKKSYENIFKTYEIIIAPSYIGLGILYEKQNKYWKIGAQNLSLYKKGPFTGEISAEILNKLNVKYVILGHSERRRFNFENNYDIYLKAKLALENNITPIICVGENSIEYQKGITKEIIIKQLEETIKDLDKSQIIISYEPIWAIGNIAADAQVANDVCKFIKKWSKNQSKVLYGGSVNKISIVKLANAEYIEGFLIGNASLDPQSFFDLITYKLNN, via the coding sequence ATGAAAAAAATGCTAATGTTGGCTAATTGAAAAAATAATTTAGACTATTTAGAAACTAAAAAATTTATTAAAGAGTTTAATAATTTAATTGAAGCTAATTCTTACAAAAAATCTTATGAAAATATTTTTAAAACTTATGAAATTATAATTGCTCCTTCATACATTGGTTTAGGAATTCTTTATGAGAAACAAAATAAATATTGGAAAATTGGTGCACAAAATTTATCACTTTATAAAAAAGGACCTTTTACTGGTGAAATAAGTGCAGAAATTTTAAATAAATTAAATGTTAAGTATGTAATTTTGGGCCATTCAGAAAGAAGAAGATTTAATTTTGAAAATAATTATGACATATATTTAAAAGCTAAATTGGCTTTAGAAAATAACATAACGCCAATTATTTGTGTTGGAGAAAATAGTATAGAATATCAAAAAGGTATAACTAAAGAAATAATAATAAAACAATTAGAAGAAACTATAAAAGATTTGGATAAAAGTCAAATAATAATTTCTTATGAACCTATTTGAGCAATTGGAAATATAGCAGCTGATGCGCAAGTAGCTAATGATGTATGTAAATTTATAAAAAAATGATCAAAAAATCAAAGCAAAGTTTTATATGGTGGCAGTGTCAATAAAATTTCTATTGTTAAATTGGCTAATGCAGAATATATCGAAGGTTTTCTAATTGGCAATGCTAGTTTAGATCCACAAAGTTTTTTTGATTTAATAACTTATAAATTAAACAATTAA
- the truB gene encoding tRNA pseudouridine(55) synthase TruB, with product MFYLLYKKENITSFAAIKEFAKQNNIKKIGHSGTLDPFAKGLLLVATDEDTKLLDYLKSKTKIYVAKIKFGTQTDTYDLTGKIINTSDKTIYQNDLLNIKEWFLKQKIQKPPIYSAKKINGKKAYEYARENKTISLKNQNIEIKDIEIINFNIFEQTLTIKIKVSNGTYIRSLANDLGLYLNTYSHLLELERIEISELNISLLKNKLFAKINDSLKFNLDFLDLSNNEIKELKKGKSIHIKRVNNNSYLLRDKLDTTIILGIIQINNNECKVVKLFGNRLLKY from the coding sequence ATGTTTTATTTATTATACAAAAAAGAAAATATAACTTCTTTTGCTGCGATAAAAGAATTTGCTAAACAAAATAATATAAAAAAAATAGGACATAGCGGCACATTAGATCCATTTGCTAAAGGTTTATTGTTAGTTGCTACAGATGAAGATACAAAATTATTAGATTATTTAAAATCAAAAACAAAAATATATGTAGCAAAAATAAAATTTGGGACTCAAACAGATACTTATGATTTAACAGGAAAAATAATAAATACTTCTGATAAAACAATTTATCAAAATGATTTGCTTAATATAAAAGAGTGATTTTTAAAACAAAAAATACAAAAACCTCCGATTTATAGTGCTAAAAAAATTAATGGAAAAAAAGCTTATGAATATGCTAGAGAAAACAAAACAATTTCATTAAAAAATCAAAATATTGAAATTAAGGATATAGAAATAATTAATTTCAATATTTTTGAACAAACCTTAACAATAAAAATAAAAGTATCTAACGGAACCTATATAAGATCTTTAGCTAATGATTTAGGACTTTATTTAAATACATATTCACATTTATTAGAATTAGAGAGAATCGAAATTTCTGAACTTAATATTTCATTACTAAAAAACAAACTTTTTGCTAAAATTAATGATAGTCTTAAATTTAATTTAGATTTTTTAGATTTATCAAATAATGAAATAAAAGAATTAAAAAAAGGTAAATCAATACATATAAAAAGAGTAAATAATAATTCATATTTATTAAGAGATAAATTAGATACTACAATAATTTTAGGAATTATACAAATAAATAATAATGAATGTAAAGTTGTAAAACTTTTTGGTAATAGATTGTTAAAGTATTAA
- a CDS encoding MAG5150 family histidine triad lipoprotein codes for MKIKLFAKILPSITVIATLPLTIISCENKESKNTLSLLNQNLLNLTNSLEYKLIYIKNNLTFNSGNMNPFNLYESKVSTNEKQLLEFIINDFFKNFITTEEIYGKNVFNSNNSNINLNNLVKYIQTYSKSSEYLKNTFLENNSTLSKLIETIDLIVKDLRTQLINNSNKISSFLNSSNLSYSLILKNKNKILNNDLPLMQNWIIFLNNDLKFLKETLINDNMLISISENNIEDFDYSKIINHNHSHANANMLQLTIVLVKILQNYLNNSENQKEIIINNIKQNKIDNDNDFNNFQNNIELFFTKIENIKELKILNLNNLLTAYSQNYNEILNILENFINILNIDKNNIEK; via the coding sequence ATGAAAATAAAATTATTTGCAAAAATATTACCTAGTATTACAGTTATAGCAACATTACCACTTACAATCATTTCATGTGAAAATAAAGAATCAAAAAATACATTAAGTTTGCTAAATCAAAATTTGTTGAACTTAACAAATTCTTTAGAATATAAATTAATATATATAAAAAATAATCTTACTTTTAATTCTGGTAATATGAATCCTTTTAATTTATATGAATCTAAAGTATCAACAAATGAAAAACAATTATTAGAATTCATTATTAATGATTTTTTTAAAAATTTTATAACAACCGAAGAAATATATGGCAAAAACGTTTTTAATAGTAACAATTCAAATATTAATTTAAATAACCTTGTTAAATATATTCAAACATATAGTAAAAGTAGCGAATACTTAAAAAATACTTTCTTAGAAAATAATTCAACTTTATCAAAATTAATTGAAACAATTGATTTAATTGTTAAAGACTTAAGAACGCAATTAATTAATAATAGTAATAAGATAAGTTCTTTTTTAAATTCTTCTAATCTTAGTTATAGTTTAATACTAAAGAATAAAAATAAAATTTTAAATAATGATTTGCCTCTAATGCAAAATTGAATAATATTTTTAAATAATGATTTAAAATTTTTAAAAGAAACATTAATAAATGATAATATGTTAATATCAATTTCAGAAAATAATATAGAAGATTTTGATTATTCTAAAATTATCAATCACAACCATTCACACGCTAATGCTAACATGTTACAATTAACTATTGTGCTTGTCAAAATATTACAAAACTATTTAAATAATAGTGAAAATCAAAAAGAAATTATTATTAACAATATAAAACAAAATAAAATAGATAATGATAATGATTTTAATAATTTTCAAAATAATATTGAATTATTTTTTACCAAAATAGAAAATATTAAAGAACTAAAAATTTTAAATTTAAATAACTTACTAACTGCTTATTCACAAAACTATAATGAAATTTTAAACATTCTTGAAAATTTTATTAATATTTTGAATATTGATAAAAATAACATTGAAAAATAA